CTGTTGGATAAAATGTTTCTTGGTCGATATACATTTCATACTCTAAGTTTTCAATAGCTGTATTTTCAAAGATATTACCCATGCTAGCAAATTCCTGTGGCATAGAGTTAGCAAGCATATCTTGAGCAAAGTCAGCAAACTTCTCTCCATCTGCCTTCAGTTTTAGGATGTAGTTTGTTTCATCCTTTTGAAATTGAAAATCACTTACAAACTTTTGAAGATTTGCTAATTCAGCAGCAGGGTTTGTTTGTTGAGTTGCCGCCTCACCTAGTAGTTGAGCAGACATTTCGCTTGGCATCTTTAACCAAGTGTTGTTTGAAGGCTCTAGGAAGAAAAAGCCTTCCTCTGTCACATACATTTCTGTCGCAAATGATTCAGCTGTTCCTGCCATAGAAGTAGACATTTGTTGGTACATGGCTAATGGTTCAGCTACAACTTGACCTTCAATAGTAGTTTTCATATTTAATGGGCCTTCTTGAAGGTTTGAGGACATCGCCATATCTACATCAGATGTCATTGCAAAGCTAGTTAATGTATTTGAACTCTCCATTGTCTTTTCAAAAACTTCTTCAAGTGTTAATTCCTTTTCAGTTTCTTCTTCAACATCTTCTTCGGTGCCTTCAGATCCTTCGGTTTGTTCTTGATTATTTTGTTCTTCTTGGCTAGATTCATTGCCTTCTTTACTTACATCCTCTGCTGTTTGATTACAAGCTGCGAGAACAATTGCAAATGAGAATGCTAGTAAAAACATAGCTAATTTTTTCAATACTTTCCTCTCCCTTATCTTGTTATCTTGGAGTATCCGCCTTCATTTTACGATAAAATATAAGGGAAAGTTTCATTTTTTTGGAAAACAAGACTTAAGAACTAAAGTTTTGAAAGCAATAGGAGTGAAAGAATGATTATTCTAACCGATTTAGTAGGTAATAAGGTTGAGTTAACATATGGCATGACAACTGATACAAAAGAAATTTCAAATGTCCTTTGTATATCGAAGATTAAAGACCAATGGCTTTGTACACGACACCGAGTTCGGGGGATTGAATTTCCAGGAGGGAAAGTGGAACAAGGAGAGACTCCAGAATTTGCAGCCAAAAGAGAAATCTGGGAAGAGACAGGTGGGGTTGTTCAATTTCTCCGTTTCATTGGTCAATATAAAGTTATTTCACAAAAAGATTATTTTGTGAAGGGAATTTATTTTGCAGCCGTAGAAAAATTAGAAAAAAAGGATGATTATTT
This genomic stretch from Bacillus carboniphilus harbors:
- a CDS encoding DUF6612 family protein, coding for MKKLAMFLLAFSFAIVLAACNQTAEDVSKEGNESSQEEQNNQEQTEGSEGTEEDVEEETEKELTLEEVFEKTMESSNTLTSFAMTSDVDMAMSSNLQEGPLNMKTTIEGQVVAEPLAMYQQMSTSMAGTAESFATEMYVTEEGFFFLEPSNNTWLKMPSEMSAQLLGEAATQQTNPAAELANLQKFVSDFQFQKDETNYILKLKADGEKFADFAQDMLANSMPQEFASMGNIFENTAIENLEYEMYIDQETFYPTALNMNIKMAITEGEETLTMDMKMTGTYSEFNNVSVTVPQDIIDSAQEISAETGM
- the ytkD gene encoding RNA deprotection pyrophosphohydrolase, coding for MIILTDLVGNKVELTYGMTTDTKEISNVLCISKIKDQWLCTRHRVRGIEFPGGKVEQGETPEFAAKREIWEETGGVVQFLRFIGQYKVISQKDYFVKGIYFAAVEKLEKKDDYLETGGPVLLEPSTAFQNLDESFSFIMRDGVVEQVMNYVRTHKLDQFPLKK